The region TGTTGTTAAGACTATTGCACGCCCTTTCTTTGCATTCTTTATAATATCCCACACATGCCTTCTTGCTATTGGATCCATACCAGTTGTCTGTAGTTGATCATAGTGTGAATTTCATGACAGATTAAGTTAAATGAGCATTAAAAGGCTAAAAAAGAAATGGTCTAACTTGCATACAGGTTCATCTAAGATGACCAATTTTGGATCACCAATAAGGGCTACTGCAACACTTAGACGACGTTTCATTCCTCCGCTATAACTGCCAACTCTCACTGTTGCTTCCTTCGTGAGTCTCACCTCAGCTAAAGACCTTTCAACGACCTGAATTCATAAGAAGCATTTATCTCAAGTCCGAAATCTATGCACTCATTTTTCTCATATATGTGGTGACAACATGTTCAACTTGAACATGAACTATACATTTACTTACTGAATCGATTGAAGATGGAGGTAGGCCCTTTATTTTTGCGAAGAGATGAAGGTGCTCTAGACCAGATAATGCATCCCATTGGATATCAAACTATTATAACAAATGCAAATAAGGTTATTTTCACTTCCAACCTTTCGGTAAGCTGCATGCACTAAATGTCAATATTTATTCATTCATGGATGGTTACATAAGTTTTAGCAGTTAGACTTTTTTCAATAGTTGTGATTAGTTTGGTAGTTAGCCTAAAAATACCAATTCATTATCTAAAATTAATGATAGATATAATTTGTCACATTTTTGAAAGGTAACCGCAATGAGGAAAAGAGAAGATATCACCTGAGGGCACACCCCCATCAGTTTTTGGATTTTTGAcatgccaatagagcttcgtatggAATGACCATATACCAACGCTATTAAATAAGGAAGTTTCACAGTTGAAATCAGAAATTAAGGCAGAATGAGGTAATAAGACTGGAGACAAGTTTTGAGTAGAGCATACATCTAGTAAAAGAGGAGATGATAACATGGTCAGAAATAGTACCATCTCCACTAGTCACAGGTGTGATTCCAGTCAAACAATTGAATGTTGTGGTCTTCCCTGCTCTATTCATTCCAAGTAGACAAAATATCTGATCTTTTGCAAAGTTTAGCCATATACCCTGAAGTTTATATCAACAAAGCAGTGCTTGTTACATCATTTTACTAAAGAACTCCCAAAACACAAGCTATTGTCCGAGTTTTCTGCATTATATATCTTCTTTTTTATAAAAATAGTTCCTATGACTATTTGAGACTAATATAGAGTAACAATCAACCCATAAAATCAATAAAAGCAATGAAAGCAACTGATGTGTGGTTCCGTACTTTGAGAGCATGGTATGGTGAAGTTTTCTTGCATTTGAAGCAACCGGCTTTCGTAGTCCCATGATAAGTCTTTACAAGACCCCGTATCTGAACCACAATATTTGGATTATCTACACCCTTAATAATTTGTTCCTTTATAATGTTTTCCTCTTCAAGGACACCTTCATTATCTGGATGAATATGATTATCTTGTGGGATTGAATCTAGGCAACTACAAATGTCACTCTctatgaagagaagaagaaaaggaagtGTGATTTTAGGTAGCAAACCATAagcaaaaataatttataatgacATAAATATAAGTTAAGAAAATTGAATCCAAACTTGCTTGACCTTCCACTTTGCTTGCACCTGTTCCTATCCAGTATGCAGGTTTTAGAAGGTAAAACACTGATTTTCTCATACCAGAGTCGTTTGGGAAAATGTTATCGAAATAGACTGCCAATGCACACCAAAGAAAGAAAGTAACTAGCAGCCAGTTATATATATCATTCTGAATAAGAGTTCAAGTAAGTTCTATTAGTAAATCATGAGGCAAAAAATAATTTTATGAAGAACTTATGAAGTAATTCGTTGGCTTAACATGTTCACATACAATTGTTATCACACAGTACTCATCATTGGGAGTGCACATTGCTCGACCACTCCAGCTGATGCCGACATCTTCAGGAGAAGAAGTTGCATCACTGAGTAGCCATAAGGCTTTAGCAAGAAGATTGGGTGGAAAGAATGACCAAATGATTTGACATAGTTGAGAGAATTTAGACATGTATGGAAATCCAAATACTCCAACAAACTGCAatgaaaccaaaataaaaaaggAACACAGTGAATAATGTGCTAATAAGTTCCTTTTTCTTGTAAAGTAGAATTGGGAAAACTTGCCTGAATGGAAGAGCCAGCGATGTAAATTGAGAAACCGGTAACTGTACATGATGTTGACTTGCTTAGGAAGGTTGATAACATGAAGGCAAAGCCAAGCTTCAAGCAGAGAATAGAAAAAATGAATTAGGTGTTGAAATCtgaaataataaagatgaaaaGAGAAGTCTTACCATATTGAGttggaacaagaagaagagaaaaaataaaacaatgGAGCTGTTGTTCAAGAAGAAGTCAAGCTGAAAAAGCATGCCAAAGAGCACTATGAGGAGTGAAGAGATAAATGTGAGAATTCCCTCCCAAACTAGCCATGAAAACCAATATGCAGAGTCATAGAGGCCCATCAAAGTCATTGCCtacaaaatttggaaagaaaaaaaaagaaacgtTTCTTCTTGAGCTTCTTTAAATGAATCTCATCATTATAAGCTTAAAACCTTTATGGAAAATTTGATACCTGCCGAAGTTTTAGTTCTTTCTCTGTCACCAAAGAAGTCATTTGAAATACAAAACCGAACATAACCATTGCAAGGAAAAATGGAGGTCCTACTGTGCTCATTGAAAACGGAGATCCTGCTGTATTCATTCCTAAGAGGATATTCCGAGGAGGATGTGGAAATTCCTTGAACCCAAAAGCCCAGCTATAGTTTTGAACTGAACATTGTAGAGAAATACTTAAAATTGATAGAGCATGTGTGAGGTAATCATACTAAAAACAGAATCTTTCTAGTACACAGAAAGTATTACCTCCAATGAGAGACCTTGAAATCTCACGCTCTGCTGCAATTTGAAGTGGGATTAGAAATTTGAAAGTGGGATCTTCAAACTTTCCTCTCTTTGGTAAAAGAGTTGAATTAGTCTGAATTCCATAGCTAATCACAGAAGAGTTTCTCTCCATGAAATGCAAGGCTCCATAACAGTACATTGGATTTCTATAAAGCCATTCATCTACTTCAACTGCTGTTCTGAATGACTTTACCTACACAATtaaacataaaagtattggaaTAGTACTAAAACAAAAAATCGATGTTGTTCCATCTATTATGGTCAACTTTTAAGAATATTTGATAAACTAAATTTTTTCCATCAAATACCTTTATGGAAGGAATTGGCCTTCCTGGATTGTTAGCCATGATTGCAGACATAATGCAGCGAATTCTGGCACTTCCATTTCCGCTCCAGACAAAGTCATAGCAGGGTAGCTTGACATAGAAGTTATCTTCACAGGGCGGTATTGGAGGAGAATTTAGAGGCCTGGGGTCAGCCAAGATTTTGAAGAAGGTGGAATGAGACATGCGAATATTGATAGAAATTTGGATACAAAACATgaggaagatgaagaagaaggaagCAAATAGCTGAATAAAGGTAGCTCTCTTGTTTCGCCATGAAAGCAAAACGTTCTTTTTGAAAAGAGCTTTGAATTGTTGGAGCAACAATGGAAAACCACTCTGCAATTTCATGGCTTCAGAACGGAAAGAAAATAGTCTTTTCTTGAGATGCAGGTGTCAAAATTTGGAATTTTAAAGCGCCAATTACATGGtttttttctaaatcaaagaaCAAACAACTTTAGGACTAAGATCTTATATTCCATAAGTAGTGATCTGTATAAAATATGTAACGCATGCTTCTACTAAATGTAAGACTTAGCAAATGTTTAAAAGTTAGTTGGTGTCCATGAACAGTTGAACCCCTTAGCTGTTGTTGGGAAACGCTTGCCTGCATTAAGGATTACGG is a window of Humulus lupulus chromosome 4, drHumLupu1.1, whole genome shotgun sequence DNA encoding:
- the LOC133832230 gene encoding ABC transporter A family member 2-like; translation: MKLQSGFPLLLQQFKALFKKNVLLSWRNKRATFIQLFASFFFIFLMFCIQISINIRMSHSTFFKILADPRPLNSPPIPPCEDNFYVKLPCYDFVWSGNGSARIRCIMSAIMANNPGRPIPSIKVKSFRTAVEVDEWLYRNPMYCYGALHFMERNSSVISYGIQTNSTLLPKRGKFEDPTFKFLIPLQIAAEREISRSLIGVQNYSWAFGFKEFPHPPRNILLGMNTAGSPFSMSTVGPPFFLAMVMFGFVFQMTSLVTEKELKLRQAMTLMGLYDSAYWFSWLVWEGILTFISSLLIVLFGMLFQLDFFLNNSSIVLFFLFFLFQLNMLGFAFMLSTFLSKSTSCTVTGFSIYIAGSSIQFVGVFGFPYMSKFSQLCQIIWSFFPPNLLAKALWLLSDATSSPEDVGISWSGRAMCTPNDEYCVITINDIYNWLLVTFFLWCALAVYFDNIFPNDSGMRKSVFYLLKPAYWIGTGASKVEESDICSCLDSIPQDNHIHPDNEGVLEEENIIKEQIIKGVDNPNIVVQIRGLVKTYHGTTKAGCFKCKKTSPYHALKGIWLNFAKDQIFCLLGMNRAGKTTTFNCLTGITPVTSGDALVYGHSIRSSIGMSKIQKLMGVCPQFDIQWDALSGLEHLHLFAKIKGLPPSSIDSVVERSLAEVRLTKEATVRVGSYSGGMKRRLSVAVALIGDPKLVILDEPTTGMDPIARRHVWDIIKNAKKGRAIVLTTHSMEEAEFLSDRIGIMANGRLRCIGTSVRLKSRFGTGFIVNINFNRQIQTPRKDVALSTHDLEAVKQFFKHHLDVCPKEEKKSLLTFSIPHDKETILPDFLTELQDRESKFGITDIQIGLTPLEEVFMNITRQAELKNAMTEGRFVTLNLTTSGTSVEIPVGARFVGIPGTESEENSKGIMVEVFWEQDDFGELCISGHSDETPIPHNIESLIPIIAKCSSRKMPGRGVVLDHNMIFNKNFQQ